A genomic window from Gossypium hirsutum isolate 1008001.06 chromosome D10, Gossypium_hirsutum_v2.1, whole genome shotgun sequence includes:
- the LOC107916069 gene encoding cysteine-tryptophan domain-containing zinc finger protein 7, translated as MDENSEPEEGEACYHRDDDDDINPDTAFSYLDEKIKNILGHFQKDFEGGVSAENLGAKFGGYGSFLPTYERSPTRLSCPKTPQGNSSTPRSTNNLSVEGAFQNLKAPPNAPPSGRPGKATCPSGSIAAKHDSHLSFNHVAEKPALKDDRFNRAEIPTDQKTLKVRIKVGSDNKVQKNSAIYSGLGLDDSPSSSLGNSPEESGGTVTGSQGTTNESPTKILQVMTSYHVPGGVLISPLHESLLCLLRKEKEGPSRESKSIPLLKACPENSSGLIDESMLGNGKQLREKKTKFLIGKSKKVVESKQGNRMNVENDKKMLIKNKLQNENAGGKELLSHDLKHTALSNSVNVADSVESMPRVCDLSAEANQDGSRGGLFSSDSSKKDSLESISGRSRASGKKKKKDIQRSSVEKVWEQSVVDTGKNASVDLGDNVGSKCYQNTAPLKCKEDSKTKVGQEATFPVQNETNIPSEMENTLFVGKKKSKGSNNAGKIADSMKESLRLDVSGTPKDTTSSSQSFSSGKSKMNKLKLQKDINKVRDNHRDALDTNFKQKRDKMDPSMRPFHNRPKDAGPTTDFERGHYGYLDKSKEIFSGGTVDNQLLGVDAPGVVPDLSDQTLASQTTALATTASVFIEENWVQCDRCHNWRLLPFDTRPEQLPEKWLCSMLNWLPGMNRCDISEEETTKALRALYQVPVAENQSNPENHANGTMSLVTSAQLQHLDQKNSSFNSQVSSIQGKKNHGQKELRKAGNSGLSLMSNSKKNQRQESLKSRSLKNVTQVPIESNLTKKSSFQQKEKYPVAGVTKQAKMKNKRESGLYANGSSKKVKTEVVYTTDKHQSANLDVRTVGLNSSTGLPTQANGRSMQKYNECTNSGDLKHDLKERSVVSVRKLVDQTQASSDGVSLDMKRCDEKASVKKRKLEDREDSENGNKLYSKEESSESGFRNGKKSRVSKIEGERPHRNDVDGTSNRKSMDHLIGSANEVRSIDRNQQLRKHKKKSSHKTLDGLDLLRRDSETGQNLKAATSSSSKVSGSHKTRVNFEEARGSPVESVSSSPMRTSYPEKLASTKGEGSGYAAAANTGIPPSGNSRSWDREGTVELAQSVSEMKERVSGDFNPKSHKISTAGCQDRDSIRKISIKTKPSSRLGKSHLHNGDTHFSENGLNALEWPHGEDRVNKECQVVLPQKSDKGYISQTKNNERSSAADKMKVYDPADRQEDLCSRKNMKYQSDVDPEGHACLQETTADCKLNLPKPSKDGKNNVGRRDPSGQWSSDNRMEAQSNKKHEVDAKTAAACSTKGKTAPEKNVIQDFDGQTRQVEIRNGISKSSLHCENESQQEIAGHLTAPEAEQGVVSDRFPVNGSDNVDFSKAIKLRGNAGTKIGSNHSLGKHIPDLCVAHSTVRVNSSNQTANDALTDAEKLRNYADRLKSSGFAFESNEIYFKAALKFLGVAARLETSNSESGRHCDLNQMQVYNTASKLCEMCALEYERRREMAATALAYKCMEVAYMRIVYCKQSTSSRDRNELQATLQMVPQGESPSSSASDVDNLNNQQSVEKAPLTKGLVSHVGGTHVIVARNRPSFVRLLDFTQDVSFAMEASRKSQNAFTAATASLEETQNTECIISVRKVIDFSFQDVEGLICLVQQAMEAITRSGLAGARD; from the exons ATGGATGAAAATTCTGAGCCTGAAGAAGGAGAAGCTTGCTATCACAGAGATGACGACGACGACATTAACCCCGATACCGCTTTCTCCTACCTT GATGAAAAGATCAAAAACATTTTGGGCCATTTTCAGAAAGATTTTGAAGGCGGTGTTTCTGCAGAAAACTTGG GGGCAAAATTTGGTGGGTATGGCTCATTTTTGCCTACCTATGAACGGTCTCCGACAAGATTATCATGTCCAAAGACACCACAGGGAAACTCCAGCACACCAAGGTCTACAAACAATTTATCCGTGGAG GGTGCATTCCAGAATTTGAAAGCTCCTCCAAATGCACCCCCATCTGGGAGACCTGGAAAGGCTACCTGCCCTAGTGGCAGTATTGCAGCTAAACATGACTCACATTTGTCTTTTAATCATGTTGCTGAGAAGCCTGCCTTAAAGGATGATCGTTTTAACAGAGCAGAGATTCCTACTGACCAGAAGACACTAAAGGTCCGAATTAAAGTGGGATCTGATAACAAAGTTCAAAAGAACTCTGCAATCTATAGTGGTCTTGGGCTTGATGATTCTCCATCTTCGTCATTGGGAAACAGTCCTGAGGAAAGTGGAGGAACAGTAACGGGCTCTCAAGGAACCACAAATGAATCACCCACTAAAATTCTTCAG GTTATGACTTCCTATCATGTCCCTGGTGGTGTACTCATATCTCCTCTTCATGAAAGCCTGCTATGCTTGTTAAGAAAGGAGAAGGAAGGTCCTTCTAGAGAGAGTAAATCTATCCCCTTGCTTAAGGCATGTCCAGAAAATTCTTCTGGGTTAATAGATGAGTCCATGTTGGGTAATGGAAAACAACTCAGggagaagaaaacaaaatttttaattgggAAAAGCAAAAAGGTGGTGGAATCAAAGCAAGGGAACCGCATGAATGTTGAGAATGATAAGAAGATGCTCATAAAAAATAAGTTGCAAAATGAGAATGCAGGAGGGAAGGAGTTGTTGTCCCATGATTTGAAACACACAGCTCTATCTAATTCAGTTAATGTTGCTGACTCTGTGGAATCCATGCCTAGGGTATGTGATCTTTCTGCAGAGGCTAATCAGGATGGATCAAGAGGTGGATTATTTTCATCTGACTCATCAAAGAAGGATTCTTTGGAGTCAATATCCGGAAGGAGTAGAGCTAGTggcaagaagaaaaagaaggataTACAGCGTAGTTCAGTTGAAAAGGTTTGGGAACAGAGTGTAGTAGATACCGGTAAGAATGCTTCAGTTGACCTTGGGGATAATGTTGGGAGTAAATGCTACCAAAATACTGCCCCTTTAAAGTGTAAGGAAGATTCAAAAACAAAGGTTGGTCAGGAAGCTACATTTCCTGTACAGAATGAAACAAATATTCCATCTGAGATGGAAAACACATTGTTTGTGGGCAAGAAGAAGTCAAAAGGTAGCAATAATGCTGGAAAAATTGCTGATTCAATGAAGGAAAGTTTGAGACTTGATGTGAGCGGAACACCTAAAGATACAACTAGTTCTAGTCAGAGTTTTTCTTCAGGTAAAAGTAAGATGAATAAGTTAAAGTTGCAGAAGGATATTAATAAGGTCCGAGATAATCATAGAGATGCATTGGACACCAATTTCAAACAAAAACGTGACAAAATGGATCCATCAATGAGGCCTTTTCACAATAGACCAAAAGATGCTGGTCCTACTACAGATTTTGAGAGGGGGCACTATGGTTATTTGGACAAGTCAAAAGAAATATTTAGTGGTGGAACAGTTGATAACCAGCTGTTGGGAGTGGATGCTCCAGGTGTGGTTCCTGACCTTTCTGACCAGACACTTGCCTCTCAGACAACAGCATTGGCAACAACTGCTTCTGTATTCATAGAAGAAAACTGGGTTCAGTGTGATCGTTGTCACAATTGGCGACTTTTGCCTTTTGATACTAGACCGGAACAACTCCCTGAGAAGTGGCTGTGTAGCATGCTTAACTGGCT GCCTGGAATGAACAGGTGTGACATTAGTGAGGAGGAGACAACAAAAGCTCTCAGAGCATTGTACCAGGTTCCAGTAGCTGAGAATCAAAGTAATCCAGAAAATCATGCAAATGGAACCATGTCATTGGTCACTTCAGCTCAACTACAGCATCTTGATCAGAAAAACTCTAGTTTCAATTCTCAGGTGTCGTCTATTCAAGGAAAGAAGAACCATGGCCAGAAGGAACTGCGCAAAGCAGGAAACAGTGGCCTGAGTCTGATGTCAAACTCTAAAAAGAACCAACGGCAGGAATCTTTGAAAAGTAGGAGCTTAAAGAACGTGACCCAGGTCCCTATTGAATCAAATCTCACAAAGAAATCCAGCTTCCAGCAAAAAGAAAAGTATCCAGTTGCAG GAGTGACCAAGCAAGCAAAGATGAAAAACAAGAGGGAGTCTGGTCTATATGCGAATGGAAGTTCGAAGAAAGTCAAAACAGAAGTTGTATACACTACTGATAAACATCAGAGTGCGAACTTGGATGTCAGAACGGTGGGCCTTAATTCAAGCACTGGCTTGCCAACTCAAGCAAACGGAAGAAGTATGCAAAAGTATAATGAGTGCACTAATTCTGGGGATCTAAAGCATGATTTGAAAGAAAGATCAGTAGTTTCTGTTAGAAAACTTGTGGATCAAACTCAGGCCTCATCAGATGGTGTGTCATTAGACATGAAAAGATGTGATGAAAAGGCTTctgtgaagaaaagaaaattggagGACCGGGAGGACAGTGAAAATGGGAACAAGTTATATAGTAAGGAAGAAAGTAGTGAGAGTGGGTTTAGGAATGGAAAGAAATCACGAGTTTCAAAGATTGAGGGGGAGCGGCCCCATAGAAATGATGTTGATGGTACATCGAACAGGAAAAGCATGGATCATTTGATTGGTAGTGCTAATGAAGTCAGGAGCATTGATAGGAACCAGCAACTTAGAAAACACAAGAAAAAGTCTTCTCATAAAACGTTGGATGGCCTTGATTTATTGAGAAGGGATTCTGAAACTGGGCAAAATTTGAAGGCTGCTACCTCTAGCTCTTCTAAGGTTTCTGGTTCTCATAAAACAAGAGTGAACTTTGAAGAAGCAAGGGGTTCACCAGTTGAGTCAGTTTCTTCATCTCCCATGAGGACCTCATATCCAGAAAAGCTTGCATCAACCAAGGGGGAAGGTTCAGGGTATGCTGCTGCTGCAAATACTGGCATTCCCCCTAGTGGCAATTCTCGATCTTGGGATAGAGAAGGTACTGTTGAGCTTGCTCAATCTGTTTCAGAAATGAAAGAGAGAGTATCAGGTGATTTTAatcctaaatcacataaaatttctaCTGCGGGTTGTCAGGATAGAGATTCCATTCGCAAAATCAGCATTAAAACTAAACCTTCTTCTAGATTGGGGAAAAGCCATTTGCACAATGGTGATACTCATTTCTCAGAAAATGGGCTGAATGCTCTAGAATGGCCCCATGGTGAGGATAGAGTGAACAAAGAGTGCCAGGTTGTGCTTCCTCAGAAATCTGATAAGGGTTACATTTCACAGACAAAGAATAACGAAAGAAGTTCTGCTGCAGATAAAATGAAGGTTTATGATCCAGCTGATCGACAGGAAGATTTGTGTTCTAGAAAGAACATGAAGTATCAATCAGATGTCGACCCTGAGGGTCATGCATGTCTTCAAGAAACAACTGCTGATTGTAAACTCAATCTTCCAAAACCTAGCAAGGATGGGAAGAACAATGTTGGAAGGAGGGATCCTTCCGGTCAGTGGTCAAGTGACAATAGAATGGAAGCCCAATCAAATAAAAAGCATGAAGTTGATGCAAAAACTGCTGCTGCATGTAGCACAAAGGGGAAGACTGCCCCTGAGAAAAATGTGATTCAGGATTTTGATGGTCAAACAAGGCAAGTAGAGATAAGAAATGGAATTTCAAAATCATCCTTGCATTGTGAAAATGAAAGTCAGCAAGAAATAGCAGGCCATCTAACAGCACCAGAAGCCGAACAAGGAGTTGTTTCTGATCGGTTTCCAGTTAATGGCTCCGACAATGTTGATTTTTCTAAGGCTATAAAGCTGCGTGGAAATGCTGGCACCAAGATTGGATCTAACCACAGTTTGGGGAAGCATATACCTGATTTGTGTGTGGCTCACAGCACAGTGAGAGTAAATTCCTCCAATCAGACAGCAAACGATGCCCTGACTGATGCTGAAAAGCTTAGAAACTATGCTGATCGTCTTAAG AGTTCTGGTTTTGCTTTTGAAAGCAATGAGATTTACTTTAAAGCTGCTCTCAAGTTTCTTGGTGTTGCTGCCCGTCTAGAGACAAGCAATAGCGAGAGTGGTAGACATTGCGACCTGAACCAAATGCAAGTGTATAACACTGCCAGTAAACTTTGCGA GATGTGTGCCCTCGAATATGAAAGACGTAGAGAAATGGCTGCTACTGCTTTGGCCTATAAATGCATGGAGGTAGCATACATGAGGATAGTTTACTGTAAACAGTCTACTAGCAGTCGAGACCGGAATGAGTTACAAGCAACTCTACAGATGGTTCCTCAAG GTGAATCTCCATCATCTTCTGCATCAGATGTTGATAACTTAAATAATCAACAATCAGTGGAAAAGGCTCCACTAACCAAGGGTTTAGTTTCACATGTTGGTGGGACCCATGTCATTGTTGCTAGAAACCGCCCAAGTTTTGTCCGGCTGCTTGACTTT ACACAGGATGTAAGCTTTGCTATGGAGGCTTCAAGAAAGTCCCAGAATGCTTTTACAGCTGCAACTGCATCACTGGAAGAAACACAAAATACAGAGTGTATTATTTCTGTTAGAAAGGTGATTGATTTCAGCTTCCAGGATGTGGAGGGACTTATATGCTTGGTTCAGCAGGCTATGGAGGCCATTACTCGTTCCGGTTTAGCTGGTGCTAGAGATTAA